From a single Tursiops truncatus isolate mTurTru1 chromosome 20, mTurTru1.mat.Y, whole genome shotgun sequence genomic region:
- the LOC101338606 gene encoding C-C motif chemokine 5: MKVSAAALAVILAMAVLCAPASASPYASDTTPCCFAYLSRPLPRAHLREYFYTSSKCSMAAVVFITRKNRQVCANPEKKWVKEYINTLELS; this comes from the exons ATGAAGGTCTCCGCCGCCGCCCTCGCTGTCATCCTCGCCATGGCTGTCCTCTGCGCTCCTGCATCTGCCTCCCCAT atGCCTCGGACACCACACCCTGCTGCTTTGCCTACCTCTCCCGCCCGCTGCCCCGCGCCCACCTCCGGGAATATTTCTACACCAGCAGCAAGTGCTCCATGGCAGCAGTTGT TTTTATCACCAGAAAGAATCGCCAGGTGTGCGCCAACCCAGAgaagaaatgggtgaaggagTACATCAACACTTTAGAGTTGAGCTAG